The nucleotide sequence TGGGGTTTCTAGCTATCTGCACCAGAATCTGCTGCCCTTTGCCGATACCACCCAGTTAATCTTTGTCCCCCAAGGTCTAGTCATGGGTTTATACGGCTCTGCCGCTTTGCTCCTGAGCCTTTACCTTTGGCTGAGCATCTTTTGGGATGTGGGCGGTGGTTACAACGAATTCAACCGCGAGACGGGTGAGATTAGCATTTTCCGGTGGGGCTTTCCCGGTAAAAACCGGCGGATAGAACTCAAATCCACTACAGAAGAAGTCCAATCAATTCGCGTTGATATTAAAGAAGGTCTCAATCCTCGTCGCGCCCTTTATTTGCGTCTTAAGGGAAGAAGGGATGTGCCCCTCACGCGCGTGGGCCAACCGCTGGCCTTGGCTGAGTTGGAAAATCAAGGAGCTGAACTGGCTCGATTTCTGGGCGTGCCGCTAGAAGGTTTATGATAAGCGCTAGGAGCGTAGCAAAATTCCTTTAAAATCAAGCCTCAGCGGCCCCATGCCGGCACGTCGGCCCCATCTTTGCCGGCAAAAACCATTTCCCAGGTGGCGCAGTCTCAGCGTTATGATCAGGCCGGCGCACCAATTGTCTAGATAATTCAAAATGCAGATTAAAATTCGCCACTGGTTAGTCTCAATTTTGCTTGTGGGAGCACTGCTGATTGGAGGATGTGCTGATCAAAACTCTGCTTCCCAAACTTCCCCAAATGCTTCAGACGCTCAAACGTCGCCGGTAGGCAATCAAGCCAACAACCCACAACCCAGCAATTTACCCCGACTAGACGGTAAAGCAACCGTGGTGATGGTCGTCAACGGTTCTGCGATTACGATTGAAGTCGATGGCACCAATGCCCCCATCACCGCCGGCAACTTCGTTGATCTCGTGCAGCGCGGCGTGTATAACGGTCTTGTGTTCCATCGAGTCGTGCGCGAACCGGAACCCTTTGTGGTTCAGGGCGGCGATCCTCAAGGTAAAGACCCCAAAGTGCCGGTAGAAGCTTTAGGAACCGGCGGTTTTGTTGACCCCGCAACCTCTCGTCCCCGCTATATTCCCCTTGAAATTAAGCCCAAAGGGTCAGGCGCTCCCGTCTATAGTAAGACGCTGGAAGCTGCAAACGTGCGTGCTCAACCTGAGTTACAGCATAAACGTGGTGCTGTGGCGATGGCGCGTTCAGCCCCCCCAGATTCAGCTTCCTCGCAGTTCTACTTTACGTTAGCGGATCTCCCGTTTTTAGATGGCAATTATGCCGTATTTGGTTCAGTTACCCAAGGTATGGATGTGGTTGACAAAATTCAGGCGGGAGATCGCATTGAATCTGCCAAAGTAACCCAGGGATTGGATAACTTGAAGTTAGGAAATCAATGATCAAAGATTTTAGATTTTAGATTGCACTCAATTTAAAATCTAAAATCTGTGCATTTCAGAATTAAGTCGTGGAAGTTGTTGTCACCGGCATTGGGTTGGTTTCAGCGTTAGGGACACTCGAAGCCAGTTGGCAGCGGTTGCTTGCCGGGAAGTCAGCCATTAAGCAACATCAACCGTTTCCAGAACAGCCACCCCGCCCCTTGGCACTGATTGGCCCAACGCTTACCGATTTGTCTGCTTTAACCCAGCAGGTTGTGGCAGAAGCAGTGCAAGATGCCGGTTTAATCCTGCCGGCAGCCGAGTGTGGCGTGGTGATTGGCTCAAGCCGTGCTTATCAAAGCCAGTGGGAACAGCAAGCCAGGGAAGCCATCCAACAGAGGGAAAGCCCCGTTAAATTGCCTCCTTCCTGGCTGGAAACCCTTCCTCACATGGCAGCTATCAATACGGCGCGTCAAATTGGCTCAAGCGGGCCGGTTTTGGCACCAATGGCCGCCTGTGCCACCGGCTTGTGGGCGCTGGCCCAAGGGTTTGAGCTGATTCAAACAGGGCAGTGCCGGCAGGTAGTGGTCGGCGGGGTGGAAGCGCCGGTGAC is from Microcoleus sp. FACHB-68 and encodes:
- a CDS encoding peptidylprolyl isomerase, which produces MQIKIRHWLVSILLVGALLIGGCADQNSASQTSPNASDAQTSPVGNQANNPQPSNLPRLDGKATVVMVVNGSAITIEVDGTNAPITAGNFVDLVQRGVYNGLVFHRVVREPEPFVVQGGDPQGKDPKVPVEALGTGGFVDPATSRPRYIPLEIKPKGSGAPVYSKTLEAANVRAQPELQHKRGAVAMARSAPPDSASSQFYFTLADLPFLDGNYAVFGSVTQGMDVVDKIQAGDRIESAKVTQGLDNLKLGNQ
- a CDS encoding photosystem I assembly protein Ycf4, whose translation is MTGQTISKNDRILRKEIIGSRRLSNYFWATALSVGGTGFLLAGVSSYLHQNLLPFADTTQLIFVPQGLVMGLYGSAALLLSLYLWLSIFWDVGGGYNEFNRETGEISIFRWGFPGKNRRIELKSTTEEVQSIRVDIKEGLNPRRALYLRLKGRRDVPLTRVGQPLALAELENQGAELARFLGVPLEGL